A genomic stretch from Setaria viridis chromosome 1, Setaria_viridis_v4.0, whole genome shotgun sequence includes:
- the LOC117837677 gene encoding ribosomal RNA small subunit methyltransferase — protein MAGGKIQKKRHGAAGGAGGGGGRLQGGIPFEKSKGQHILRNPALVDSIVAKAGLKPTDTVLEIGPGTGNLTKRLLEAGVKAVVAVELDPRMVLELNRRFQGHPLSSRLKVIQGDVLKCDLPYFDICVANIPYQISSPLTFKLLSHRPIFRCAVIMFQREFAMRLVAQPGDSLYCRLSVNVQLLSRVSHLLKVGRNNFRPPPKVDSSVVRIEPRKPLPPVSFKEWDGLVRICFNRKNKTLGSIFKQKRVLELLEKNYKTMQSLQLTQDAEMGEEKMSADDVALLANMVEDLSMETGDEKEDDEMEMDDADMVGGGAASFKEKIMGILQQGDFAEKRGSKLSQVDFLYLLSLFNKAGIHFS, from the exons ATGGCTGGGGGCAAGATCCAGAAGAAGCGccacggcgcggcggggggcgctggaggagggggcggccggcTGCAGGGCGGGATCCCGTTCGAGAAGTCCAAGGGGCAGCACATCCTGCGGAACCCCGCGCTGGTGGACTCCATCGTCGCCAAGGCCGGGCTCAAGCCCACCGACACCGTACTCGAGATCGGGCCGGGCACGGGAAACCTCACCAAGCGCCTCCTCGAGGCGGGGGTCaaggccgtcgtcgccgtcgagctcgaCCCGCGCATGGTGCTCGAGCTCAACCGCCGGTTCCAGGGGCACCCGCTCTCCTCGCGCCTCAAG GTTATCCAAGGAGATGTCCTCAAATGTGATCTCCCGTACTTTGATATATGTGTGGCAAACATCCCGTACCAGATCTCATCTCCCCTGACGTTCAAGCTTCTGTCACACCGTCCAATCTTTAGGTGTGCTGTGATCATGTTTCAACGGGAATTTGCCATGAGACTTGTGGCGCAGCCTGGGGACAGTCTCTACTGTCGTCTCTCCGTGAACGTGCAGCTCTTGTCTCGAGTGTCACATCTTCTGAAGGTTGGAAGGAACAACTTCAGGCCTCCACCCAAGGTTGATTCATCAGTTGTGCGTATCGAGCCCAGGAAGCCCCTCCCTCCTGTCAGCTTCAAGGAGTGGGATGGGCTTGTGAGGATTTGTTTCAACAGGAAGAACAAGACCTTGGGCTCCATCTTCAAGCAGAAACGTGTCCTTGAGTTGCTAGAGAAGAACTACAAGACCATGCAGTCTCTCCAACTTACTCAAGATGCAGAGATGGGCGAGGAGAAGATGTCTGCAGACGACGTTGCATTGCTAGCTAATATGGTTGAAGATCTGAGCATGGAGACTGGCGATGAGAAGGAAGATGATGAGATGGAAATGGATGATGCAGACATGGTGGGAGGTGGTGCTGCAAGCTTTAAAGAAAAGATCATGGGTATATTGCAACAGGGTGATTTTGCAGAAAAGAGAGGCTCCAAGCTGAGTCAAGTTGATTTCTTATACTTGCTGTCTCTCTTCAACAAAGCTGGTATACATTTCTCGTGA